Proteins co-encoded in one Saccharomyces cerevisiae S288C chromosome II, complete sequence genomic window:
- a CDS encoding gag protein (Retrotransposon TYA Gag gene co-transcribed with TYB Pol; translated as TYA or TYA-TYB polyprotein; Gag is a nucleocapsid protein that is the structural constituent of virus-like particles (VLPs); similar to retroviral Gag), which yields MESQQLHQNPHSLHGSAYASVTSKEVSSNQDPLAVSASNLPEFDRDSTKVNSQQETTPGTSAVPENHHHVSPQPASVPPPQNGQYQQHGMMTPNKAMASNWAHYQQPSMMTCSHYQTSPAYYQPDPHYPLPQYIPPLSTSSPDPIDSQDQHSEVPQAKTKVRNNVLPPHTLTSEENFYTWVKFYIRFLKNSNLGDIIPNDQGEIKRQMTYEEHAYIYNTFQAFAPFHLLPTWVKQILEINYADILTVLCKSVSKMQTNNQELKDWIALANLEYDGSTSADTFEITVSTIIQRLKENNINVSDRLACQLILKGLSGDFKYLRNQYRTKTNMKLSQLFAEIQLIYDENKIMNLNKPSQYKQHSEYKNVSRTSPNTTNTKVTTRNYHRTNSSKPRAAKAHNIATSSKFSRVNNDHINESTVSSQYLSDDNELSLRPATERI from the coding sequence atggaatcccaacaattacatcaaaatccacattctCTACATGGTAGCGCCTAtgcttcggttacttctaaggaagtctcatcaaatcaagatccgttagccgtttcagcttccaattTACCGGAATTTGATAGAGATTCCACTAAGGTTAATTCTCAACAAGAGACAACACCTGGGAcatcagctgttccagagaaccatcatcatgtctctcctcaacctgcttcagtaccacctCCACAGAATGGACAGTACCAACAGCACGGCATGATGACTCCAAACAAAGCTATGGCTTCTAACTGGGCACATTACCAACAACCATCTATGATGACGTGTTCACATTATCAAACGTCACCTGCGTATTATCAACCGGACCCACACTATCCGCTGCCACAGTATATCCCACCGCTGAGTACTTCCTCACCTGATCCAATCGATTCACAGGATCAACACTCTGAAGTACCTCAAGCTAAGACAAAGGTGAGAAATAATGTCTTACCACCACACACTTTaacatcagaagaaaacttttataCATGGGTTAAATTTTACAtcagatttttgaagaactcTAATCTCGGTGACATCATTCCAAATGATCAGGGtgaaatcaaaagacaaatgacttatgaagaacatgcgtatatatacaatacCTTCCAAGCATTTGCCccatttcatttattgcCAACATGggtaaaacaaattttagaaattaatTATGCTGACATCCTTACAGTCCTTTGTAAAAGTGTGTCCAAAATGCAAACTAACAATCAAGAATTAAAGGATTGGATAGCTCTTGCCAACCTTGAGTACGACGGAAGTACATCTGCTGatacatttgaaattacGGTCAGCACGATCATTCAAAggctaaaagaaaacaatatcaatgtTAGCGACAGATTGGCCTGTCAACTAATACTTAAAGGTCTATCCGGTGACTTCAAATACCTACGTAATCAATATCGTACCAAAACGAACATGAAACTTTCCCAATTATTCGCTGAAATTCAATTAATATATgacgaaaataaaatcatgaaTCTAAATAAACCGTCCCAATACAAACAACACAGCgaatacaaaaatgttTCTCGCACATCTCCAAACACGACTAACACAAAGGTTACAACTCGTAATTATCATAGAACAAATAGTTCAAAACCAAGAGCAGCAAAAGCTCACAATATTGCTACATCTAGTAAATTCTCAAGGGTGAACAATGATCACATTAATGAATCAACCGTTTCATCACAATACTTAAGCGATGACAACGAACTTAGTCTTAGGCCAGCAACAGAAAGAATCTAA
- the ATP1 gene encoding F1F0 ATP synthase subunit alpha (Alpha subunit of the F1 sector of mitochondrial F1F0 ATP synthase; which is a large, evolutionarily conserved enzyme complex required for ATP synthesis; F1 translationally regulates ATP6 and ATP8 expression to achieve a balanced output of ATP synthase genes encoded in nucleus and mitochondria; phosphorylated; N-terminally propionylated in vivo): MLARTAAIRSLSRTLINSTKAARPAAAALASTRRLASTKAQPTEVSSILEERIKGVSDEANLNETGRVLAVGDGIARVFGLNNIQAEELVEFSSGVKGMALNLEPGQVGIVLFGSDRLVKEGELVKRTGNIVDVPVGPGLLGRVVDALGNPIDGKGPIDAAGRSRAQVKAPGILPRRSVHEPVQTGLKAVDALVPIGRGQRELIIGDRQTGKTAVALDTILNQKRWNNGSDESKKLYCVYVAVGQKRSTVAQLVQTLEQHDAMKYSIIVAATASEAAPLQYLAPFTAASIGEWFRDNGKHALIVYDDLSKQAVAYRQLSLLLRRPPGREAYPGDVFYLHSRLLERAAKLSEKEGSGSLTALPVIETQGGDVSAYIPTNVISITDGQIFLEAELFYKGIRPAINVGLSVSRVGSAAQVKALKQVAGSLKLFLAQYREVAAFAQFGSDLDASTKQTLVRGERLTQLLKQNQYSPLATEEQVPLIYAGVNGHLDGIELSRIGEFESSFLSYLKSNHNELLTEIREKGELSKELLASLKSATESFVATF; encoded by the coding sequence ATGTTGGCTCGTACTGCTGCTATTCGTTCTCTATCGAGAACTCTAATTAACTCTACCAAGGCCGCAAGACCTGCCGCTGCTGCTTTGGCTTCCACCAGAAGATTGGCTTCCACCAAGGCACAACCCACAGAAGTTTCCTCCATCTTAGAGGAAAGAATTAAGGGTGTGTCCGACGAGGCCAATTTGAACGAAACTGGTAGAGTTCTTGCAGTCGGTGATGGTATTGCTCGTGTTTTTGGTTTGAACAACATTCAGGCTGAAGAATTGGTCGAGTTCTCCTCTGGTGTTAAAGGTATGGCTTTGAACTTGGAGCCTGGTCAAGTCGGTATCGTTCTTTTCGGTTCCGATAGACTGGTTAAAGAAGGTGAATTGGTCAAGAGAACCGGTAATATTGTTGATGTCCCAGTCGGTCCAGGCCTTTTGGGTAGAGTTGTCGACGCTTTAGGTAACCCTATTGATGGTAAAGGTCCTATTGACGCTGCCGGTCGTTCAAGAGCTCAAGTCAAAGCACCAGGTATTTTGCCAAGAAGATCTGTCCATGAACCAGTTCAAACCGGTTTGAAAGCCGTTGACGCCTTGGTCCCTATCGGTAGAGGTCAAAGAGAGTTGATTATTGGTGATCGTCAAACAGGTAAGACTGCTGTCGCCTTAGACACCATCTTGAATCAAAAGAGATGGAATAACGGTAGTGACGAATCCAAGAAACTTTACTGTGTTTACGTTGCCGTTGGACAAAAAAGATCTACCGTTGCTCAATTGGTCCAAACTTTGGAACAACATGACGCCATGAAGTACTCTATTATTGTTGCAGCTACTGCATCTGAAGCCGCTCCTCTACAATACTTGGCTCCATTTACTGCCGCATCCATTGGTGAATGGTTCAGAGATAATGGAAAGCACGCTTTGATCGTCTATGACGATTTGTCCAAGCAAGCCGTGGCATACCGTCAATTATCTTTGTTGTTGAGACGTCCTCCTGGTCGTGAAGCCTACCCTGGTGATGTCTTTTACTTGCATTCAAGATTGCTAGAAAGAGCCGCTAAGCTTTCTGAAAAGGAAGGTTCTGGTTCTTTAACTGCTTTGCCTGTTATTGAAACCCAAGGTGGTGATGTCTCCGCTTATATTCCAACCAATGTTATTTCCATTACCGATGgtcaaattttcttggaagCTGAATTATTCTACAAGGGTATCAGACCTGCCATTAACGTTGGTTTGTCCGTTTCTCGTGTCGGTTCCGCTGCTCAAGTTAAGGCTTTGAAGCAAGTCGCTGGTTCCTTGAAATTGTTTTTGGCTCAATACAGAGAAGTCGCTGCTTTTGCTCAATTCGGTTCCGATTTAGATGCCTCCACCAAGCAAACTTTGGTTAGAGGTGAAAGATTGACTCAATTGTTGAAGCAAAACCAATATTCTCCTTTGGCTACAGAAGAACAGGTTCCATTGATTTATGCCGGTGTTAATGGTCATTTGGATGGTATTGAACTATCAAGAATTGGTGAATTTGAGTCCTCCTTTTTGTCCTATCTAAAATCCAATCACAATGAGCTTTTGACCGAAATTAGAGAAAAGGGTGAATTGTCTAAAGAATTGTTGGCATCTCTAAAGAGTGCTACTGAATCATTTGTTGCCACTTTTTAA
- the BNA4 gene encoding kynurenine 3-monooxygenase (Kynurenine 3-monooxygenase; required for the de novo biosynthesis of NAD from tryptophan via kynurenine; expression regulated by Hst1p; localizes to mitochondria and peroxisomes; putative therapeutic target for Huntington disease) produces MSESVAIIGAGLVGCLAALAFSKEGYNVTLYDFRQDPRLDTTKNKNLKSINLAISARGIDALKSIDPDACEHILQDMIPMKGRMIHDLKGRQESQLYGLHGEAINSINRSVLNNSLLDELEKSTTELKFGHKLVKIEWTDDKQICHFAIGEDLKTPHTEKYDFVIGCDGAYSATRSQMQRKVEMDFSQEYMNLRYIELYIPPTEEFKPNYGGNFAIAPDHLHIWPRHKFMLIALANSDGSFTSTFFGSKDQISDLITSKSRVREFLIENFPDIINIMDLDDAVKRFITYPKESLVCVNCKPYDVPGGKAILLGDAAHAMVPFYGQGMNCGFEDVRILMALLKKHSGDRSRAFTEYTQTRHKDLVSITELAKRNYKEMSHDVTSKRFLLRKKLDALFSIIMKDKWIPLYTMISFRSDISYSRALERAGKQTRILKFLESLTLGMLSIGGYKLFKFLTRERS; encoded by the coding sequence ATGTCTGAATCAGTGGCCATTATAGGTGCAGGATTAGTAGGCTGCCTTGCAGCTTTGGCATTCTCCAAAGAAGGCTACAATGTCACACTATATGATTTTAGACAAGATCCTCGATTGGACACCaccaaaaataaaaatttgaaatccATTAATTTGGCTATTTCTGCTCGTGGCATTGATGCTCTGAAATCAATAGATCCGGATGCTTGTGAACATATTCTGCAAGATATGATTCCCATGAAAGGCAGGATGATTCATGACTTGAAAGGCAGACAGGAATCACAATTGTATGGCTTGCATGGAGAAGCTATTAATTCTATCAATAGATCTGTATTAAATAATAGCCTTTTGGACGAATTAGAAAAATCTACAACAGAACTGAAGTTCGGTCACAAATTAGTCAAAATCGAATGGACAGATGATAAACAAATCTGTCATTTTGCCATTGGGGAAGATTTGAAAACCCCACATACTGAAAAGTATGATTTTGTCATAGGTTGTGACGGAGCATACTCTGCGACGAGATCGCAAATGCAACGTAAAGTTGAGATGGATTTTTCACAAGAATATATGAATTTACGTTACATTGAACTTTACATCCCGCCTACTGAGGAATTCAAGCCAAACTATGGCGGAAATTTTGCAATAGCTCCTGACCATTTGCACATTTGGCCTCGTCATAAATTCATGTTAATTGCGCTCGCCAACAGTGACGGCTCGTTCACTTCAACCTTTTTCGGTTCTAAAGATCAAATATCAGATCTGATAACTTCCAAGTCACGTGTGAGGGAATTCTTAATCGAGAACTTTCCCgatattattaatattatgGATTTGGACGATGCTGTCAAAAGGTTTATCACTTATCCAAAGGAAAGTCTTGTCTGTGTAAACTGTAAGCCATACGATGTACCAGGCGGAAAGGCCATCCTACTCGGCGACGCTGCCCATGCAATGGTTCCATTTTACGGCCAAGGTATGAATTGCGGATTTGAAGATGTGAGAATTCTTATGGCgctattgaaaaagcatTCAGGAGATCGTTCAAGAGCCTTTACTGAGTACACTCAAACAAGACATAAGGACCTAGTTTCTATTACTGAGCTGGCAAAAAGGAACTATAAAGAAATGTCACATGACGTTACATCCAAGCGGTTTTTATTAAGGAAAAAGCTAGATGCTCTCTTTAGTATTATAATGAAGGATAAGTGGATACCTTTGTATACAATGATATCTTTCAGATCCGATATCTCGTATTCTAGAGCTTTAGAAAGGGCTGGAAAGCAAACACGTATCTTGAAATTCTTAGAATCTCTGACACTCGGTATGTTATCTATTGGCGGTTACAagcttttcaaatttttgacaagaGAACGTTCCTGA
- the BRN1 gene encoding condensin subunit BRN1 (Subunit of the condensin complex; required for chromosome condensation and for clustering of tRNA genes at the nucleolus; may influence multiple aspects of chromosome transmission) yields the protein MTTQLRYENNDDDERVEYNLFTNRSTMMANFEEWIKMATDNKINSRNSWNFALIDYFYDLDVLKDGENNINFQKASATLDGCIKIYSSRVDSVTTETGKLLSGLAQRKTNGASNGDDSNGGNGEGLGGDSDEANIEIDPLTGMPISNDPDVNNTRRRVYNRVLETTLVEFETIKMKELDQELIIDPLFKKALVDFDEGGAKSLLLNTLNIDNTARVIFDASIKDTQNVGQGKLQRKEEELIERDSLVDDENEPSQSLISTRNDSTVNDSVISAPSMEDEILSLGMDFIKFDQIAVCEISGSIEQLRNVVEDINQAKDFIENVNNRFDNFLTEEELQAAVPDNAEDDSDGFDMGMQQELCYPDENHDNTSHDEQDDDNVNSTTGSIFEKDLMAYFDENLNRNWRGREHWKVRNFKKANLVNKESDLLEETRTTIGDTTDKNTTDDKSMDTKKKHKQKKVLEIDFFKTDDSFEDKVFASKGRTKIDMPIKNRKNDTHYLLPDDFHFSTDRITRLFIKPGQKMSLFSHRKHTRGDVSSGLFEKSTVSANHSNNDIPTIADEHFWADNYERKEQEEKEKEQSKEVGDVVGGALDNPFEDDMDGVDFNQAFEGTDDNEEASVKLDLQDDEDHKFPIRENKVTYSRVSKKVDVRRLKKNVWRSINNLIQEHDSRKNREQSSNDSETHTEDESTKELKFSDIIQGISKMYSDDTLKDISTSFCFICLLHLANEHGLQITHTENYNDLIVNYEDLATTQAAS from the coding sequence ATGACTACACAACTAAGGTATGAAAATAacgatgacgatgaaaGAGTAGAATATAATCTCTTTACCAATAGATCCACCATGATggcaaattttgaagaatggaTCAAAATGGCTACAGATAATAAAATCAATTCCCGAAATAGTTGGAATTTCGCATTGATCGACTATTTTTATGACTTGGACGTTTTGAAAGATGGCGAGAATAACATCAATTTTCAGAAAGCATCTGCAACCTTGGATGGGTGTATTAAGATTTACTCTTCGAGAGTTGATTCAGTGACAACGGAAACAGGTAAGTTATTGAGCGGGTTGGCACAAAGAAAGACGAATGGGGCATCTAACGGAGATGACAGTAACGGGGGAAATGGTGAAGGGCTTGGAGGTGACAGTGACGAAGCAAATATAGAGATTGATCCCTTAACTGGTATGCCTATATCTAATGATCCTGATGTGAATAACACTAGGCGGAGAGTGTACAACAGAGTTTTAGAAACAACATTGGTGGAGTTCGAAACGATCAAGATGAAAGAGCTAGACCAGGAATTAATAATTGATccattattcaaaaaggCCTTGGTTGATTTCGATGAAGGTGGCGCCAAGAGTTTATTGTTGAACACATTAAACATAGACAACACTGCAAGAGTCATTTTCGATGCATCAATTAAGGATACACAAAACGTAGGGCAAGGTAAACTTcaaaggaaagaagaagaattaatTGAAAGAGATAGTTTAGTAGATGACGAAAATGAACCTAGCCAGTCATTGATAAGTACTCGTAATGACTCAACCGTAAATGATTCCGTTATTAGTGCACCTTCCATGGAAGATGAGATTTTATCTCTTGGTATGgattttataaaatttgATCAAATTGCGGTGTGTGAAATTTCAGGATCGATTGAGCAACTAAGGAACGTTGTCGAAGATATTAATCAAGCGAAAGACTTTATCGAAAATGTTAACAACAGATTTGATAACTTCTTaactgaagaagaattgcaAGCAGCTGTCCCAGATAATGCAGAAGATGATAGCGATGGCTTTGATATGGGCATGCAACAGGAGCTGTGCTATCCAGATGAAAATCATGACAATACATCACATGATGAacaagatgatgataatgtCAACAGTACCACAGGAAGTATATTCGAAAAAGATTTGATGGCATACTTTGACGAAAATCTAAATAGAAACTGGAGAGGGAGAGAACATTGGAAAGTACGAAATTTTAAGAAAGCAAACTTAGTGAATAAAGAATCCGACCTGTTGGAAGAAACGCGAACTACTATAGGAGATACTACTGACAAAAACACAACGGACGACAAATCGATGGAtacgaagaagaagcataaacaaaaaaaggttCTGGaaattgatttcttcaaaacgGATGATAGTTTTGAAGACAAAGTCTTTGCCTCAAAAGGAAGGACAAAGATTGACATGCCGATTAAGAACAGAAAGAACGACACACATTATTTACTGCCGGATGACTTCCATTTTTCCACTGATAGAATAACAAGATTGTTCATTAAACCGGGGCAGAAAATGAGTCTGTTCAGTCATAGGAAGCATACCAGAGGCGACGTTAGTTCGGggctttttgaaaaaagcaCAGTTTCTGCCAACCATTCAAATAACGACATTCCTACTATTGCAGATGAGCACTTTTGGGCGGATAATTACGAAAGGAAAGAAcaagaggaaaaagaaaaggagcAGTCTAAAGAGGTTGGTGATGTGGTGGGTGGAGCGCTCGATAATCCGTTTGAAGATGACATGGACGGTGTTGACTTCAACCAAGCTTTCGAAGGAACAGATGATAACGAGGAGGCCAGTGTGAAACTTGATTTACAGGATGACGAAGATCATAAGTTCCCCATTCgagaaaataaagttacTTATTCAAGAGTTTCGAAAAAAGTTGACGTAAGaagattaaagaaaaacgtATGGAGATCGATCAACAATTTGATACAAGAACATGACAGTAGGAAAAATAGAGAACAAAGCTCTAATGACAGTGAAACCCACACAGAAGATGAATCAACAAAGGAGCTCAAGTTTTCTGATATCATTCAGGGTATAAGTAAAATGTATTCGGATGATACACTAAAGGACATTTCAACAAGCTTTTGTTTTATATGCCTTCTACACTTAGCCAATGAGCATGGGTTGCAGATAACTCATACCGAAAACTATAATGACTTGATAGTGAATTATGAGGATCTAGCGACAACACAGGCAGCGTCATAG
- the MRX3 gene encoding Mrx3p (Protein that associates with mitochondrial ribosome; likely functions in cristae junction formation; the authentic, non-tagged protein is detected in highly purified mitochondria in high-throughput studies), with protein MSRTIPFLFKLVNRAVILPTAGFTLGVGAFVKAWPDDAGVLSLNDPQTPAELISATKSRQPMELQRVDILAQIEKSEVYNKLAQDEKMHHVLFSEKIPSGHREYHVGQGLLFGKGKLEIDPLVFHDVNHGELTVIYHLGAELGNRDGNVHKGLLSLLLDEALCYCGFPLLPSKRGVTARLSLEFFEDIPVDTTIILKANVKEIKGRKCIIEGHLEQFPLEVSSRNGTRSWNLPHIWGFNHKQEMAKKFAKANCILVEPTWFKYFKWLDMF; from the coding sequence ATGTCCAGAACTATTCCATTTCTATTTAAATTAGTCAACAGGGCAGTAATTTTGCCTACGGCAGGTTTTACATTAGGAGTTGGTGCGTTTGTAAAGGCGTGGCCCGATGATGCCGGTGTTCTATCATTGAATGATCCGCAAACGCCAGCGGAGTTGATTAGTGCGACCAAGAGCCGCCAACCTATGGAGCTGCAGAGGGTTGACATCCTCGCTCAAATCGAGAAAAGCGAGGTTTACAACAAGTTGGCCCAGGATGAGAAGATGCACCATGTCTTATTCAGTGAGAAAATACCAAGCGGGCATAGGGAATATCATGTAGGACAAGGCCTCTTGTTCGGCAAGGGGAAGCTTGAAATTGATCCTTTGGTGTTCCATGATGTGAATCACGGTGAATTAACCGTGATTTATCACTTAGGTGCTGAGTTAGGGAATCGAGACGGTAACGTCCATAAGGGCTTGTTGTCATTGTTGCTGGATGAAGCATTGTGCTATTGTGGCTTCCCTTTGTTGCCTAGTAAAAGAGGTGTAACTGCAAGGCTGTCGCTAGAGTTTTTTGAGGACATTCCTGTAGATACTACGATTATACTAAAAGCAAACGTCAAAGAGATTAAAGGCAGAAAGTGTATCATTGAGGGACACTTGGAACAGTTTCCGTTGGAAGTTTCTTCTCGAAATGGAACTAGAAGTTGGAACTTACCACATATTTGGGGTTTCAACCATAAGCAGGAGAtggcaaaaaaatttgccaAGGCCAATTGTATTCTCGTTGAGCCTACTTGgttcaaatattttaaatggCTTGatatgttttga
- the ROX3 gene encoding Rox3p (Subunit of the RNA polymerase II mediator complex; associates with core polymerase subunits to form the RNA polymerase II holoenzyme), with protein sequence MASRVDETTVPSYYYYVDPETTYTYQQPNPLQDLISVYGLDDISRQVARTNLDGTKAVKLRKSYKNQIADLSGKFSTIPTRENGKGGQIAHILFQNNPDMMIQPPQQGQNMSEQQWREQLRNRDIALFQPPNFDWDLCSSVLSQFERSYPSEFANQNQGGAQAPFDIDDLAFDLDGTGKSQSGSNSGNNSKKRKNKSSGSSMATPTHSDSHEDMKRRRLE encoded by the coding sequence ATGGCTTCTAGAGTGGACGAAACTACAGTCCCCTCATACTACTATTACGTGGATCCGGAAACTACATATACGTACCAACAACCAAATCCTCTACAGGACTTGATATCGGTGTATGGCTTGGATGACATCTCCAGGCAAGTGGCAAGAACAAATTTGGACGGCACTAAAGCCGTGAAGCTAAGAAAATCTTACAAGAACCAGATAGCAGATCTTTCAGGTAAATTCTCCACCATACCGACCAGAGAAAATGGTAAAGGTGGTCAAATAGCAcatattcttttccaaaataacCCAGACATGATGATACAACCACCTCAGCAGGGTCAAAACATGTCAGAGCAACAATGGCGCGAACAGCTGCGCAATAGAGACATAGCATTGTTTCAGCCTCCAAATTTCGATTGGGACCTTTGCTCTTCGGTACTATCGCAGTTTGAAAGGTCATATCCAAGCGAGTTCGCAAACCAGAACCAAGGGGGAGCCCAAGCGCCGTTTGATATAGACGACTTGGCGTTTGATCTAGACGGTACAGGAAAAAGCCAATCCGGCTCAAATTCAGGTAACAATAGtaagaaaaggaagaacaAATCTAGTGGAAGTTCGATGGCTACACCAACACATAGTGACAGTCATGAGGAtatgaaaagaaggagGCTGGAGTAG